The Desulfonatronum lacustre DSM 10312 region ACAGAGTTGTGCTGCTGGCCGTGGACGATGTTCCGGTTCATGGCTTGGCTGCGGGGGACACGGCCAAGTTGCTCCGGGGCGCGTCCGGCAGCCGCGTCCGGCTGACGGTTGCACCAGTTTCCAACGGCCAAACAAGTCAGGCGGCACTTTTGCGGGAAGTCTTTCATCCGTTGGCCGTTGCACCAATCCAGATCGACGACATCGTGGTTCTTCAACTGCGCCGATTTGAGGCCGGAAAGACCTGCGCGGCCCTGCGGGCCAGCATCGAATTTCTCGGCTCGCGACAAAATCCTTTGTTTCTCGATCTTCGTGAATCCACTGGAGGAGATGTTTACGAGGCCATGGACTGTGCGGCGTTGTTTGTTCCCGAGGGACAGGTGTTGGGCGGTTTGCGGCGTAGCGGAAGCAGCGGGGTCATGTTCCGCTCTCCCGGCGGGAAAAAATATGCTCTTTCCGTAGTTATTCTCATCGGACCGGATACCGCCAGTGCGGCCGAGACTTTTGCGGGAGCGCTTCAGCATCACGACCGTGCCGTTTTGGTCGGCCGACAAACCTACGGCAAATGTTCCACGCAAACTGAACGGCATCTTTCGGATGGTTCCCTGTTGCGCCTGACCAACGGCGTCGTTCTCAGGCCGGATGGAACAACGTGTCAGGGAGAGGGGTTGCTGCCGGATGTATCCATTCATGACGACCAACTTTTCGATACCGAAGCAATGATCCGTCACGCTCTGGAGGGTAAATTGCCAAAGCAAACAATCCCTCTCTCGGATGATCGCGAGATGCTGCGGCGACTGCACACGGAGAATCGGTTGACCGTGCGAGCCTTGCGGGCCTGGGACCGGTTGCCGTCCAAATACATGCGGCTGATGCTGGATATGTTGGCCTTGGATCAGGATCTTCTCGGTGCGGATGCGCTTCAGGTCCGGACATGGGCCGAGGAAGCAACTACCGACGAAACAAGCTCCATGGCTCCCTTTGCCGCTGAATTGAATGAGTTGGCCGCGTTCATGATGGAAGGCGGCTGGGACAGGCCCGATTTCTGACGTATTTACTCAGCAGATTTTCATGACAAGACATGGAGTGTTCCGGCTTGTCTCGATTTTTTGGCATCGCCTGTCTGACTGAACCAGGATTCGTTCATCGAACCATTGCCGGACGCCTGAAGTGCCAACTATTTTTTATTCGGGCAATGGTTCGATGTTACGAAGCCGGTGAAGGAGTTGCGAGGCCGAAAAATCGAGACAAGCCGGAACGCAACTGAGTAGTTATTTTCCAATCATTTCATGGTCGCAAGATGCTATCTCAACGTCTCGTGTCACCAAATTTTTGTCATTCTTTCTGATGCGATGGAATAATCGCAAAATCCTTCAGCCTTCGGAGGACAACGACGTGACGAATTGGCAACTGATTTCCAGAGCAGCTGTACTCGTGGTGTCGGCTCTTGTGTTACTCCTGGGGATGGCGCACGCCAATGAACAAGTTCCCGGTCAAAAACCGATGCTGGTCATTGATGACGCCTTTCAATTCAATCCTGGAGCATGGGCCGACTATCAGATGCATGACAAGGCCAAGCAGGAAAGCTACCGGATGAAATTTGCGACGTTGACCCGGGAATCAAGACAGGGGCGGCCCCATATCTGGATGGAGATCGATATTGCCATGCCGGGTCAGCCCCGGGTGGTGACCAAAATTCTGGCCGAGGAAACAAAGGCCGGACCCGGCGATCCGCAGGAGGTCATCGTGCAGATGGATGGACACAAGCCGTTTACCGTGCCCCAGAGTTTTCTCAAGGGCGACGACCAGGAGGTCGGTCAGATGCAGGGCTACGGCAATGTGAAAAAGCTGGAGAACAGGCAGTTGACCGTCAATGGGCGCTCATTTTCCGTTTGGCACATTCAGGCGGAGGCTGACGACGGCACTGAGATGACGGCCGAAGTCAGCGAGGAACTCCCGCCACTTGGCATTTTCAAGGCGGAAACACCGGAAATGACCATGACGCTCTTGGATTGGGGCATGGGTGCCCAAACAGCCATTCAAGGAACGCCCATGAACTTCTGGATGTGGATCATTGATCAGATCGGTTCGGCGCTTTCGAACAGCAATTAGCTCCGACAAGGCTTCGATGGATGGAGAATCCGGGCGGCTCCTTGCAATTTTATTCACCATGCTTGCACTGTCCGGGCAAGGCTGTTTCGTCTTGCTTGAGATTAGCCACTGGTCATAGGGAGAAGGTCTATGGATGTGAGGATGAACGACGGAAAAAAGATGCAAAAGCTTTATCAACTGCTTTTCGGGCTCGGCGTTCTACTGATGAGTGTTGGTTTCTTCCCGGATACGCCGCATGCTCAACAAGAACCAACTCAAATAGCTCAGGAACTCCGTGAATTGGCGCAGCAGGGCATGCTGACGGTACGAGCGCTGCGAGCCTGGGGAATGTTGCCGGATCATTTCGTTTCCCTAGCCTTGGCTCTGCAAGCGCACCAGGTGGACCTACTCGGCGCCGATGTGACTCAGGTCCGGGAAATCGCGGACTTGGCCGCCGCGGATGATGCCTTGGCAACGTATGCACCTGATCTGCGGGAGCTGGCCGTATTCATGGCGCAGGTCACGGATACGCCGGACCAGGATACGCCAATGGCGGCCGTTGAACGACTGGTTGCCGCACAGGCCACGGGAGACCCCGACGCGGTCCGGGCTGTTTTGGCCACACGGCACCTGGATGCGCAGGCACGACAAGATCTGCAAAAAGTGGTGGAGCGTGTAGCGCCAATGCTTCAGCTGAAAGATATCAAGCTCAATGCGGTTGCTGTCGGCGTGAACGAAGATGTTGGTCGCGCCCTGGTGCGCTATGAATACGCGGTGATTGTATCGGCTGAAAACGAGACCATTTCGCAGCGTGGGGCGAATATGGCCCTTGTCCTGCGCGAAGGTGGTGTCTGGAAGGTGGCCCAAACCTGGGCGGACGAACTGCTGACCATGGAGGTTATGGCCGATGAGCTGGTACCCGTGGTTAATGGTTGGACAAAAAAACAGCCCGATTTAGTCCATTTTGCGTACCAATCCGGACTGTCGGCTTCAGATTCAGGTTTTTATAAAGTAGCCCAGGGAGGTGGAGGTGGTTCGTTTGGCAGCCCCGATCCTTTGTCCTTGGAAAGAGGCTTGACCGATTTACGTACTGCCAACCAAGTGATCAACCAGACCGTCAGAACGCAGGTCTGGGACGACCGACAATTACTGCTCGATTCCGCCGGTTCCGCAGCAGGAGCCGTGCCCATTGTTGGAGATTTGTATTCCAATTGGTTTACAATAATGGGTACGCTGAAAACGATTCAAAATCTGCCTCAAACCGTCCGAGACGGCCATGTCCAGGCGACCATGCTGGATGTCGCCTTGATTTCCTGGGCTCCAGTCCAGGTTGTTGCCGAATTTGTCCCCGGGGTTGACCACCTGACGGATGCTGTTGCCGCCGGTGTTTCCCAGATGCGCTACAACTCCATCCAGCGTGACAACTACCTCTCCATTCGTCTGAAAATGTTGAACATGGACTTCAGTGACCTGGCAAAGCATTTGTTGTCTGTTCCGACAGCGGAATATGCGGCACTAGTCGAATCGGAAAAACCAAAAGAGATTATTTCAGGCAGTCGATATGAATGGCATGGAGACCACTACGCACCGCATACAATGCGGATCGTCAATGATGCTCTTGTCTTGAACGATCCACGTCTGGTATTCGAAGTAGGGGCGCAATGGGTCGTCAAGCAAAGTGAAAGTCAGGCCATGCATGATGCTTTTTTGCATATGGGAGCACGCCGGACAAGCATTGCTGCATCCGACTCCGTCGCTGTACTGATGTTGCGCTTCACACCGCAGGTCGTGGAGAGCATTGCTAAGGGGGATGAGGTTCTTCGTGGCTTTCACCTGCGGTCATTTTCGGGCAGGCCGTATGTCGTCTACGAGTTGAGCTGCAATCGCGGCGTCCAGGAAATAGCCGTGACGCTGCGAGATGGTTCCGTGACAGCACCGGTAACCATCGAGAACCTGGTTTTCAATGCCATCAAGGCAGTAGCGGTTGAATTTGCTGATGGACGGCGGACGGAGGAGGTTTCTATACCAGAAGGAGAAACGCTGGAGCGGCTTCGTTTCGTGCCGATTTGGGCCGAAGATGCACCAGATGGCCTGGCTCTTTCCAGCCTTGTCGGCCATCCATGTCTTACCTTTCAGGAACTTGATGATCATCCGGAACCCGTCATCCAAGACCGGATGCGTGGGACTTGGCCGAATGCGGATCTTGATTTCACGGCACTGCGCACAGGCGAGGAGCGTGTGCTTGTGCAGTGGCCGGGTGGCGAGGCTTATGGTTCATTGGAAAGCATCCTCGTTTTTCGTGGAGAGGAGAATTCAGGTTTTCATCGAGGTGAACTTGTTTTTTCCATCATGTTGGATGAGCAAGAGATTATTGAGATGCGACCCAAAACCTATGACGGTCCGGGCTGCAACATTCCACTGACTCCTCCATCCGATAGCGGGGTGGAGATCAGGCTGAGACTTGAAGTCAGCCCGGACGGACACGTAACGGGAGAAATGGACGCGATAAATTTCCATTGGATATCTGATGTCTCTGCTTCCGCGACAGGTGTATTCAAGAATGGCAGGCTAACCATCGACGGAATATGGGAGGCTGAAACGCATACCCGGGTTTCTCATATCAATGCATTGCATTATGGAACGTTCATAATTGATGTTGAACTTGAAGAAACAGATTTCAAATATTTCAATTTGAAAGACCTTGGAAGCAATGCAACGGTCAGCACAGAATGGAATTCTCAAAGTGGGGGTATAAAAAGCGGAAAATGTGAATATGAAACAGTGAATATCCGTTATCATCGGCTGTCTTTTTAAAAAAACACGCGGGTGCCGAGAATTGCTGGAAGATTACAATCAAGGCAAGCCCGACCAGCCCAGTGTTTACGATCAGAATATGCTGAATAGTTTCGTCACTGTTATCTTTTCTTTATAACTGAAACAGCAACGTATGCGTCTGTCCCGTGCCCGCTTCCCTGATCTGCAGCCGCAGCTGGCTGGCTGTTCCGGCCTCGTTGGGAAAGAAGAGGAAGCCGCGGGCCAGGTCGCCGCTTTGGATGGCCTTGTTTTCCAGTTTGCTTGGTGGCCAGGTCGCGGGATATCTGCCGTCCGGGAATAATGCTGCCGGAGCAGAGATGTTCTTTACATCTACAAAGGTCCAAGCGTAATTGCAACGAATCGGTTAAACGGTTGCTATTCGTCGATCATTTCCTTTTGCAACCAGGAGCATGAGCATGGATTGTGCCGAACAGTCAAATAAGAGATTGCCGGAGCGGTTCCTGTTGATTGCCGGGGGGACTGTGGTGATTCTTTTGGCATTGGGCGGCTGCCTGATGCAGTGGATGTACGGCGACATCCCCAACCGTCTGGTAATGGATCCCCATATCTACGCCCTGAACGGGTCGAACAGCCGATACGACGACTTCAATGCCGTGGCCGCTCCGCCGTCCCTGACCATGGACGCTCTGATCGTCTTCTCCAGCAACGCCCGGACGCATGGCGAGCGGTTCAGCATGGAGACGGGGCGGTTCGAACTTGTGCAAAATCCCTACTCCCAGAGCAAGGACAAACGACCTCCTCCTGCGCGGATTGAAGCACAACGCACCGGCCCTTTTCCGCTTATCCCCCCCGCCTCCGGCAACCTGCGCGGCCCCACGCCGCTGGTTTCCTCGACCATTGCCGAACGAGATTACGCTGCACCTCAATTCTCTTATCACATGACCCTGGAACTGACCCAGGACAAGGCACCGTTGCCCTGGAACGGTAAGGGGGTTTTGCCGAACGGCGGGGTCTGGATGTTTGACTCGGATCAAACAGGACACCGCAACCTGTATTTTGTGGACGACGCGGGCCTGGTCAGGCCATTTTTCGGCAACGATCCCCAATCTGACGACGCCTATGCCACGTATGATTTCGAACGTCACGAACTCTACTTCAGTTCCAATCGCTCCGGACGATTCCAGCTCTACCGCTATCGCAACCACTCCAGGAACACCCGCTTTTCCGAATGGCTGGACAATCCGGCCTTGGCCTCGGTCATAGAGCCGGCAGAAGAATTTTTCGCCGACGCCGACTCGATGGCTCCGTTCGTGGAGGGCAATTTGCTGGTTTTTGCCTCCAATCGTACCGGCACCCATGGCGGATTTGACCTCTACGCTTCCATTTACAGCGACAGCCGCTGGTCAGCACCGCGGAACATGCAAGACTTGATGCCCAAAGGCGTAGCCCTGAACACCCCAGCCAACGAGTTCCGGCCTTCGCTCCTGACCATACGTTTGAAGAACTACCATGAACTGAGTGTGCTGCTTTTTTCCTCGGATCGTCCGGGAGGACAGGGCGGCTATGACTTGTATGTCACGGCCCTGCCCCAGAGCAAGGAATGGTGAGCTTAAGCGGCTCTCGTCGAAGGTGGCGAAACGAGTGACACCGCGGAAAACCGCTTTTTAACAGGTGCTGTATGTTGATTTCCCGTAATACGATCCTTGAAACATTTCTTGTCCTGGTTCTGGTGGTTGCCGCGGTGATGCCGGTTGGGCGTTGTATGGCTTCCGAATCTGACCCGGAACCCGCAGCGGATGCCCCGCGAATCATGCAGATTCTGGCCCTGCCCGACGGCCGGATAGCGGCGTTGAGTCCGGAAAAAGGCGGGCTTTATGTCTCCGAGCCCGGTGGGCGGAAGTGGCGCAAATGGCCCGACGTTCCGGAGGTCTTCATCCACCATCTGGCCTTGAGCCCTGACCGGGTCCTGTATCTGACCACGCCGGGCGGGTTGTTGCGTTGGGAGGGGGTTGACCGGACCTGGGAGCAGGTGGCGGAAGGATCGGTCTCCCGGATTTTTTTCGGCCCGCCAGGGACGGACTCTTTGTCGGACTCCGTGTCGGCCACGGCTTTGTTCAAATTGTGGGGCCAAGGGATTTTTGGCGGTCCGGCCCAGGCCTTGTCCGCCACGCGCATTCAGGCGGAGCGGGCTGCCCGGGAAAAGACCGGAGCGGACCGCGCGGCCTTGCAGCAAAAGGTCGATGAGCTGGGCCGAGAAATGCGCGCCCTGGCATCTCCGGACGAATCACGCGAGCTGAGTTCGGAAGAGGCGCGGGAACAACTCGAGGCCCTGGGCCGGGAGTCCGAGGGCAATCCCTGGGTCTCCCTGAGCCAGGGGCTTCCCGATGACCCGGTTCAATCCGCCCTGCTCCGGGCAGGGGATGACTGGTTTGCCGCGACATTCGGCCGAGGGGTGTTTCGTTCCCGTTCCGCGGGCGCGTCCTGGGAGCCGGCTTCCCAGGGGCTGGCCAGCCCCTGGGTCCTGACCCTGGCTGTGAGCCCTTGGGGCGAACTGTACGCCGGGACCTACGGCGGGGGGTTGTACCGCTGGAATGACGAGACTGCCTTGTGGAGCATGGCGGACCCTCTGTTCGCGGGAACGGACGTCCAGGAGCTGGCCTTCGGCCAAGGTGGAGAAGTATTGGCCGCCAGCGCGGGGCGTGGCCTGTTTCTCTCCCTGGACCACGGTCGATCCTGGCATCGGGTGGACGCCGATCTTCCCGGAGCCGACGCGCAAAGCGTCGCCGTGGGGACCGACGGATCGCTCTGGGTCGGGTTCTGGGACCAGGGGCTCTTTGTCTCCAACGATCGAGGGGCTTCCTGGCGGCCCAGGCCGTTTGCCTATGTCGTGCATGTGGCGGACCTCGCCTTTTCCCGTGACGGCGTCGGATATGCCGTCCTGGCTGGATTGGGCCTGTTTCGGACTTTGGATGGCGGCCGCCAATGGACGCCGCTGCGCATTCCGGTCCGGCCGGCCCGGGATCTGCGGCTGGCCGTGACGGCTGACGGACGGCTGTTTCTCGGTTCCCTCCGGGAAGGATTATGGACGTCCGGCTCGCGAGGCGAAACCTGGGACCGAAACGTGGATGGCCTGACGGGCGAAGGGGTGCGGGCGGTCGTGGTCAGTCCCGCTGGAGCGGTCCTGGCCATCCCTTCCGATGCTTCAGGGCTTTACGAGCGCTCCGAATCCGGCCAGTGGCGGCTGCTTCCGCTGATCGACGAAGACGGATTGCCCTACAGTGTCTGGGAAATCATCTTTCTTCCGGATGGTCGGGGCGTTGCCGCGGGATACATGGAAATGCTGCTCTCCGAAGATGGCGGCAAAACCTGGCAAAGAAAGCATTTCGGCCAACCCTTTCGGGCCCTGGCCGTGGACGTTTCAGGCACGATCTACAGCCAGCGGATGATGAACACCTTTGCCCTGCGCCGGGGTACGGACAAGTGGGAAGAGGCGCCAGACATTCCTCGTGACGCGTACCGATTTTTTCGCGCACTGGGCCAGGGACGATGGGTCGCGGCCCGTCAGGAAATCGGGGTTGATTTTCTCCTGGGCGAGGGCGTTTCCCTGGCTGTTGCCGACCGTGGGCTGATGAACCGGCACGTGCTGTCCCTGGACGTTGCGCCGGACGGAGCCGTGTTTGCGGGGTTACAAGATGGAATGATGGTCACCCGGGACAGAGGCAAGTCCTGGCAGCCGGTCGTGGTGGTCCAAGAGTAGGGGCGGTTCGCGAACCGCCCCAGCCTGAACGAACCGCCCCCTACCAAGGAATCGAAGGATCAAAAAATCATGAACCTGACATTGCGACGCATTCTGGCCGCGTACGCCTTGGTGGCCGTGGCCATGGCCTGGTGGTTTCCCGCACCCCTGTTGATCCGCGTTGAGCTGATGGACTGGGGC contains the following coding sequences:
- a CDS encoding S41 family peptidase — protein: MGGTGWLRFLVPAWLSMLLLIAPEQVLNAGEPPLEEIRRAFREHLPGGPNEELLRGLNRENLDAVLRELDPHARFFPAGQGLDSDLEVKAGAGIGAELFFRDESTHLSAYPGGPLALAGFVDRVVLLAVDDVPVHGLAAGDTAKLLRGASGSRVRLTVAPVSNGQTSQAALLREVFHPLAVAPIQIDDIVVLQLRRFEAGKTCAALRASIEFLGSRQNPLFLDLRESTGGDVYEAMDCAALFVPEGQVLGGLRRSGSSGVMFRSPGGKKYALSVVILIGPDTASAAETFAGALQHHDRAVLVGRQTYGKCSTQTERHLSDGSLLRLTNGVVLRPDGTTCQGEGLLPDVSIHDDQLFDTEAMIRHALEGKLPKQTIPLSDDREMLRRLHTENRLTVRALRAWDRLPSKYMRLMLDMLALDQDLLGADALQVRTWAEEATTDETSSMAPFAAELNELAAFMMEGGWDRPDF
- a CDS encoding PD40 domain-containing protein; this encodes MDCAEQSNKRLPERFLLIAGGTVVILLALGGCLMQWMYGDIPNRLVMDPHIYALNGSNSRYDDFNAVAAPPSLTMDALIVFSSNARTHGERFSMETGRFELVQNPYSQSKDKRPPPARIEAQRTGPFPLIPPASGNLRGPTPLVSSTIAERDYAAPQFSYHMTLELTQDKAPLPWNGKGVLPNGGVWMFDSDQTGHRNLYFVDDAGLVRPFFGNDPQSDDAYATYDFERHELYFSSNRSGRFQLYRYRNHSRNTRFSEWLDNPALASVIEPAEEFFADADSMAPFVEGNLLVFASNRTGTHGGFDLYASIYSDSRWSAPRNMQDLMPKGVALNTPANEFRPSLLTIRLKNYHELSVLLFSSDRPGGQGGYDLYVTALPQSKEW
- a CDS encoding nuclear transport factor 2 family protein codes for the protein MNDGKKMQKLYQLLFGLGVLLMSVGFFPDTPHAQQEPTQIAQELRELAQQGMLTVRALRAWGMLPDHFVSLALALQAHQVDLLGADVTQVREIADLAAADDALATYAPDLRELAVFMAQVTDTPDQDTPMAAVERLVAAQATGDPDAVRAVLATRHLDAQARQDLQKVVERVAPMLQLKDIKLNAVAVGVNEDVGRALVRYEYAVIVSAENETISQRGANMALVLREGGVWKVAQTWADELLTMEVMADELVPVVNGWTKKQPDLVHFAYQSGLSASDSGFYKVAQGGGGGSFGSPDPLSLERGLTDLRTANQVINQTVRTQVWDDRQLLLDSAGSAAGAVPIVGDLYSNWFTIMGTLKTIQNLPQTVRDGHVQATMLDVALISWAPVQVVAEFVPGVDHLTDAVAAGVSQMRYNSIQRDNYLSIRLKMLNMDFSDLAKHLLSVPTAEYAALVESEKPKEIISGSRYEWHGDHYAPHTMRIVNDALVLNDPRLVFEVGAQWVVKQSESQAMHDAFLHMGARRTSIAASDSVAVLMLRFTPQVVESIAKGDEVLRGFHLRSFSGRPYVVYELSCNRGVQEIAVTLRDGSVTAPVTIENLVFNAIKAVAVEFADGRRTEEVSIPEGETLERLRFVPIWAEDAPDGLALSSLVGHPCLTFQELDDHPEPVIQDRMRGTWPNADLDFTALRTGEERVLVQWPGGEAYGSLESILVFRGEENSGFHRGELVFSIMLDEQEIIEMRPKTYDGPGCNIPLTPPSDSGVEIRLRLEVSPDGHVTGEMDAINFHWISDVSASATGVFKNGRLTIDGIWEAETHTRVSHINALHYGTFIIDVELEETDFKYFNLKDLGSNATVSTEWNSQSGGIKSGKCEYETVNIRYHRLSF